One segment of Chionomys nivalis chromosome 1, mChiNiv1.1, whole genome shotgun sequence DNA contains the following:
- the LOC130872040 gene encoding cationic trypsin-3-like, translated as MKTFVFLVFIGATADIPANDSVNEIIGGYMCENNSIPYQVSLNAGYHLCGGSLISDQWVLTAAHCYKPQLQVRLGEFNIHDVEGGEQIINAAKIISHPKYNNDTTDNDIMLIKLNSPATINSQVSTVSLPRSCPSVGIDCLVSSWGDTISIGYGLSSHLFCLNVSILSDSVCHSAYPHKITRNMFCVGFLEEEKDSCEDDSGGPMVCNEELQGIISWGTSCGEDRKPGVYTKVCNYLDWIQQTIDAN; from the exons CTGATATCCCTGCTAATGATAGTGTCAATGAGATTATCGGAGGCTACATGTGTGAGAACAACTCTATCCCCTACCAGGTATCCCTGAATGCTGGCTACCACTTGTGTGGGGGCTCTCTCATCAGTGACCAGTGGGTACTGACTGCTGCTCACTGTTATAAGCC CCAACTACAGGTCCGTCTGGGAGAATTCAACATCCATGATGTTGAGGGTGGTGAGCAAATCATTAATGCAGCCAAGATCATCTCTCACCCCAAGTACAACAATGACACCACTGATAATGACATCATGCTGATTAAACTGAACTCACCAGCCACCATCAACTCGCAAGTGTCCACTGTCTCTCTGCCAAGATCCTGTCCATCTGTGGGTATTGACTGCCTTGTGTCCAGCTGGGGTGACACAATTAGCATTGGAT ATGGCCTATCTTCACATCTTTTTTGTCTGAATGTCTCCATCCTGTCAGACTCTGTTTGCCACAGTGCCTACCCACATAAGATCACAAGAAACATGTTTTGTGTTGGCTtcctagaagaagaaaaggatagTTGTGAG gATGATTCTGGTGGCCCCATGGTCTGCAATGAAGAGCTCCAAGGTATTATCTCCTGGGGCACTAGCTGTGGTGAGGATAGGAAACCTGGTGTGTACACCAAAGTGTGCAACTACCTGGACTGGATTCAACAGACCATTGATGCCAACTGA